Proteins found in one Zea mays cultivar B73 chromosome 1, Zm-B73-REFERENCE-NAM-5.0, whole genome shotgun sequence genomic segment:
- the LOC103642486 gene encoding pentatricopeptide repeat-containing protein DOT4, chloroplastic: protein MATPPLYSVSTHHRAPPPWPPPKAATSPRITFRCSVLAAPAGRVLEAPTAAPSSWSTKNPPSRALSSDVNLRIQRLCQAGDLAGALRLLGSDGGVDVRSYCMVVQLCGEERSLEAAKRAHALIRASSAAATGGKGSVLGKRLVLAYLKCGDLGEARTVFDGMPPQAADVRVWTSLMSAYAKAGDFQEAVSLFRQMQCCGVSPDAHAVSCVLKCVSSLGSLTEGEVIHGLLEKLGLGQACAVANALIAVYSRCGRMEDAARVFDSMHPRDAISWNSMIGGCFSNGWHGTAVDLFSKMWSQGTEISSVTVLSVLPACAGLGYGLIGKAVHGYSVKSGLLWGLDSVQSGIDDAALGSKLVFMYVKCGDMASARRVFDAMSSKGNVHVWNLIMGGYAKVGEFEESLSLFVQMHELGIAPDEHAISCLLKCITCLSCARDGLVAHGYIVKLGFGAQCAVCNALISFYAKSNMIGDAVLVFNRMPRQDTISWNSVISGCSSNGLNSEAIELFIRMWTQGQELDSVTLLSVLPACAQSRYWFAGRVVHGYSVKTGLIGETSLANALLDMYSNCSDWQSTNQIFRSMGQKNVVSWTAMITSYMRAGLFDKVAGLLQEMVLDGIRPDVFAVTSALHAFAGDESLKQGKSVHGYTIRNGMEKLLPVANALMEMYVKCRNVEEARLIFDRVTNKDVISWNTLIGGYSRNNFPNESFSLFSDMLLQFRPNAVTMTCILPAAASISSLERGREIHAYALRRGFLEDSYASNALVDMYVKCGALLVARVLFDRLTKKNLISWTIMIAGYGMHGFGKHAIALFEQMRGSGIEPDAASFSAILYACCHSGLAAEGRRFFKAMQKEYKIEPKLKHYTCIVDLLSRTGDLKEALEFIESMPIEPDSSIWVSLLHGCRIHKNVKLAEKVADKVFKLEPENTGYYVLLANIYAEAERWEAVKKLKNKIGGRGLRENTGYSWIEVRSKVHVFIADNRNHPDWNRIAEFLDDVARRMRQEGHDPKKKYALMGADDAVHDEALCGHSSKLAVAFGVLNLPEGRPIRVTKNSKVCSHCHEAAKFISKMCNREIILRDSSRFHRFEGGRCSCRGYL from the coding sequence ATGGCGACGCCTCCGCTCTACTCCGTTTCCACTCACCACCGCGCCCCACCACCATGGCCGCCTCCCAAGGCTGCCACTAGTCCGCGAATAACCTTTCGGTGTAGCGTGCTGGCGGCACCGGCTGGCCGAGTCCTGGAGGCGCCCACCGCTGCTCCAAGCTCATGGAGCACCAAGAATCCGCCAAGTCGGGCCCTGAGTTCCGACGTGAACCTGCGAATCCAGCGCCTCTGTCAGGCGGGTGACCTCGCGGGCGCTCTGAGGCTGCTGGGCTCTGACGGCGGCGTCGACGTGCGGAGCTACTGCATGGTCGTTCAGCTCTGCGGGGAGGAGCGGTCGTTGGAGGCTGCCAAGAGAGCGCATGCCTTAATTCGCGCGTCCAGTGCCGCTGCAACGGGTGGAAAAGGGAGCGTCCTTGGGAAGAGGTTAGTGCTGGCGTACCTGAAATGCGGCGACCTGGGCGAGGCAAGGACGGTGTTCGATGGAATGCCTCCTCAAGCTGCTGATGTCCGTGTCTGGACTTCGCTGATGAGCGCGTACGCCAAGGCGGGTGATTTCCAGGAAGCTGTCTCCCTGTTTAGGCAGATGCAGTGCTGCGGGGTCAGTCCGGATGCACATGCTGTTTCCTGTGTCCTCAAGTGCGTTTCCAGTTTGGGCAGCCTTACGGAAGGCGAGGTGATTCATGGATTACTTGAGAAGTTGGGTCTCGGTCAAGCATGCGCGGTTGCAAATGCTCTGATTGCCGTGTACTCGAGGTGTGGACGGATGGAGGATGCGGCACGGGTATTTGACAGTATGCATCCCCGGGATGCCATCTCTTGGAATTCTATGATTGGTGGATGCTTTTCAAACGGATGGCATGGTACAGCTGTTGATCTTTTCAGCAAAATGTGGTCTCAAGGTACGGAGATCAGTTCAGTGACAGTGCTCAGTGTTCTGCCTGCTTGTGCGGGATTAGGTTATGGCCTTATTGGAAAAGCGGTGCATGGATACTCCGTGAAATCCGGATTGCTTTGGGGCCTTGATTCTGTACAAAGTGGGATAGATGATGCTGCTCTTGGATCCAAACTGGTATTCATGTATGTGAAATGTGGGGACATGGCCTCTGCAAGAAGGGTGTTTGATGCGATGTCATCGAAAGGTAATGTGCACGTATGGAATCTGATAATGGGTGGGTACGCAAAGGTTGGTGAATTTGAAGAAAGTCTCTCGCTTTTTGTGCAAATGCATGAGCTTGGAATTGCCCCGGATGAACATGCCATTTCTTGCCTTCTGAAGTGCATCACTTGTTTGTCTTGTGCCAGGGATGGCTTGGTGGCTCATGGATATATAGTAAAATTGGGTTTCGGGGCACAGTGTGCAGTTTGCAATGCACTGATATCATTCTATGCAAAGTCCAACATGATTGGCGATGCAGTCTTGGTGTTCAATAGAATGCCTCGTCAAGATACCATTTCTTGGAATTCTGTGATTAGTGGATGCTCTTCCAATGGACTAAACAGTGAAGCTATTGAGTTGTTCATAAGAATGTGGACACAAGGACAGGAGCTGGACTCAGTTACGTTGCTAAGTGTTTTGCCAGCTTGTGCACAGTCACGCTATTGGTTTGCAGGAAGGGTGGTTCATGGTTACTCGGTTAAAACTGGATTGATTGGGGAAACATCTCTTGCAAATGCTCTTCTTGATATGTACTCAAATTGCTCAGATTGGCAGAGCACTAATCAGATATTCAGAAGCATGGGTCAAAAAAATGTGGTGTCCTGGACAGCAATGATCACGAGTTATATGAGGGCAGGACTGTTTGACAAAGTGGCTGGGTTACTTCAAGAGATGGTACTAGATGGTATCAGACCTGATGTCTTTGCAGTCACAAGTGCCCTTCACGCTTTTGCTGGTGACGAATCTCTGAAACAAGGCAAATCTGTCCATGGTTACACCATCAGAAATGGAATGGAGAAGCTTCTTCCTGTTGCCAATGCACTTATGGAAATGTATGTGAAATGCAGGAATGTGGAAGAAGCACGGTTGATTTTTGACCGTGTGACGAATAAGGATGTAATCTCATGGAATACACTGATAGGAGGTTACTCCAGAAATAATTTTCCCAATGAATCCTTCAGTTTGTTCAGTGACATGTTGCTCCAATTCAGACCCAATGCAGTGACCATGACTTGCATCCTTCCTGCTGCTGCAAGCATTTCATCCTTGGAGCGAGGAAGGGAGATACATGCTTATGCACTTCGAAGAGGATTTCTGGAAGATAGTTATGCATCCAATGCGCTTGTGGACATGTATGTTAAATGTGGTGCGTTACTGGTAGCTCGAGTTTTGTTTGACCGGTTGACTAAGAAGAACCTCATATCATGGACCATTATGATTGCTGGATATGGCATGCATGGTTTTGGGAAACATGCCATCGCCCTCTTTGAGCAAATGAGAGGCAGTGGTATTGAGCCAGATGCGGCCTCTTTCAGTGCCATATTGTATGCTTGCTGCCATTCTGGTCTTGCTGCTGAGGGACGGAGATTCTTCAAGGCTATGCAAAAGGAATACAAAATAGAGCCCAAGTTGAAGCACTACACCTGCATTGTTGACCTGCTTAGCCGTACCGGCGACCTGAAGGAGGCTCTTGAGTTCATCGAGTCAATGCCGATTGAACCTGATTCAAGCATTTGGGTATCATTGCTTCACGGATGTAGAATTCACAAGAACGTCAAGCTTGCGGAGAAGGTAGCAGACAAGGTCTTTAAGCTGGAACCTGAGAACACAGGGTACTATGTTCTTCTTGCCAACATCTATGCTGAGGCTGAGAGATGGGAGGCTGTCAAGAAGCTCAAGAACAAGATTGGTGGTCGAGGGCTCCGTGAGAACACTGGCTACAGTTGGATCGAGGTCAGAAGCAAGGTTCATGTCTTTATTGCAGATAACCGGAATCACCCAGACTGGAACAGGATTGCAGAGTTTCTGGATGATGTTGCCAGAAGGATGCGGCAAGAAGGCCATGATCCTAAGAAAAAGTATGCTCTGATGGGTGCCGATGATGCAGTGCATGACGAGGCACTATGTGGGCACAGCTCAAAGCTCGCCGTCGCATTCGGTGTGCTGAATTTACCGGAGGGACGGCCAATTCGTGTGACAAAAAACTCAAAAGTCTGCAGCCACTGCCATGAGGCTGCCAAGTTCATATCGAAGATGTGCAACAGAGAGATCATTCTGAGAGATTCAAGCAGATTCCATCGTTTTGAAGGAGGCAGGTGTTCTTGCAGAGGGTACCTCTGA